The uncultured Carboxylicivirga sp. genomic interval CTTTGGCCGATAAAAAAGGTACTGTAATCGAAATAGAACACAAAGTAACCGAAGAAACACCTTGTTTCAGAAGTTTACATTTTAAGAATATTACTTCAGTAGGTTCGCGACGATCGATGTATTTTAATGGTTTGCCCGAAATGAAGATTAGTGATATTAGCTTGGAAAATGTAAATATGACTTCGGTGTATGGTGCTGAATTTAATTATACCGAGGATGTGAAACTGGATAATGTTCAGTTACATGCAGAAGAGAGTCTTCCAATATCATTTAAAAACTCAGAAAAATTAAAGTTTAATAATAGCACCATGCCCGAATGTAATTGATTAAAGGATCTTAAATTTATAAGTCATTGTAAATGTATTTATAAAGTTTATTCATTGATATGAGGTGTAGATATTTCCAATGATTTAATTTAACGGTATTTAATGTTATATTTATGTGAAATTCAAGTGAATCACTATCATAATTCGAAATAATGAATCTACCCTTCCCTAAACTTTCTATAATACCTCGATTTTATCTGGTGTTATGTTTTCTTTTTACGATTAGTTTTTATGCTAATTCTCAAAACTGGCAAATCGATATTCTTAAAAAGTTAGCTCTATATCAAAAAGTTAATCATCAAGAGAAGATATTTATACAAACCGATAGACCTGTTTATTTACCCGGAGAAACCATTTGGTTTAATGCTTTTGTTATGAATGCAGTTTCGCAACAGCTCAATAATACCGAAGTAGTATTACATGTTGAACTGCTTAAGCCGGACCGCACTATTTATGCAAAAGAGATGTTTAAGATTAATGAAGGTATTGCATCGGGGCAATTAGATGTAAAACCTAATGCACCGGTGGGTACCTATTATTTAGTTGCGTATACTAACTGGATGCGTAATAGTGGTAGTGAATTCTATTTCTCAAAAGAGATAATAATAAATGATATTCCAGGCAATTCAGGATCTTCTTCATCAGTAAATAAAGTAACGGACGAAAGAAGGAAGGTGCCATCAGTTTCGGATCAATCTGAAGAGGAAGGCTTGAATATACAATTCTATCCCGAAGGAGGTGATTTGTTAGCAGGAGTAAGTTCTAAAGTTGCTTTTGAAGTATGCGATAGTATGGGGATGCCTCAAAACTTTATGGGGGTAGTCGAAAATTCAAAAGGCGAATTTGTGGCTGCGGCTAATACATTGTGGAGAGGCAAAGGTTTTTTTATGATAATGCCGGAAGCAGGTCAAAGCTACTATCTTAAATCGATGGAACAAGAGAGTGTGCGGTTAAAGTATTCATTGCCTGATGTTAAAGATAGTGGGTTGGCTATGTCGGTAGTAGAGAGAGGAAGTGCCATTAATTTATCGGTTAGTAGAAATGGTGAGGCAGATGTTGATACATCGTTGTTTGTTTTAGCAGCTCAAAACGGCAAGGCTGTAAATGCAATGAAATTGAATTTAACCGGTCGTCAGCAGTTGACTGTACAATTCGATAAGAGTGAATTTAACTCTGGCATCGTTCAATTTACTTTATTCGACTCGAATAAAATGCCTCGATGTGAACGTCTGTTCTTTCTAAAAAGAGAAGGTGCTTTAGCTATATCAATAGTAGAAAATAAACTTCCTCACGAGAGTCGAGATAATGTGAACCTGGGTATCAACGTTTCCAATTCCACAGGTGAGCCAGTTGAGGGTGTTTTTTCTATATCAGTAACAGATGCAAAGCGAGTTGATAGCCGAAATTATCGGGTGCCGGATATGGTTAATTATATGACTTTGAGTTCCGATTTACCTCATTTTAAAATATACGATCCTGTACTTTTTCAAAATACACGTGAAGCTGCAATGAAAACCGAGTTGTTAATGTTAACCAATGGATGGCGTCGTTATAGATGGGAAGAAGTTTTGGCTGATACCTTGATTATGCCGACGTATCTTGAAGAACCCGGTATTTATGTTCAAGGCGAAGTTCGATCGCCTTGGGGAAAAGAAAAAGTACCCAAAGGGGCAGCTGTATCGATGGTGGCCGGAAGTGTTTTTGATAGTTATAGCGAAGAAGTGAACGATGAGGGGAGATTTACTTTCATCATGCGTGATTTTTATGATACAAAAAATGTAGTCTTCCAAACAAAAAATAAAAGAGATAGTCAGCGCGATTATAAGTTGTATATCAAATCAAACTATCAGCCACAAGCTGTTGATCAGTATGCTTATTTAAAAGCTGCCTGGAACAATACTTCCGACGATTTACTGACAGACAAACCAATGTTGCAACCCGAAGTGTTGCGAAAACAATTAATGAGGGTGGTGCAAGAGGATACTTTTGTGGTTAGAACAGACAAAGTAATTGGCGATGTTGATATTACCGCCGAAAGTAAGAAATCGCCTAAAGGGCAAATGACCGATAAATACGGATCGCCGGAATACTCAGTTGGAGAATCTTCCATTGAAGAACTGGTTGAGGAGCAACCATGGTGCGATGGGCTTTTTTCGCTGATGTATGATGCGTTTCCAAATATGCGTGTAACTGTAGATTATGACTCGGCTACATCAGCAAGGATTATTTTTAAACTATTAGGTAAGCCAAGGCATCGTTTTTATGTTTTTATTGACGGCCGTATGGTAGGTGCTTCTAACTTGCGTGGCGAAATGAAGGGAGAGTTGGGTACTTATAGAGTTGAAGATTTGGTAACCATGGATCCAAAAGAAATTAAATCAATAGATTTATTGATTCCAAATGAATATAAGGCTCAAAGCTCATTAACCGAAGATTACCGTTTTTATAGTGAAGAACAACCCGATTTAGGAACTTTTGATGGTGTAATGGCTTTTATGGAAGAAGGGGTTGATGCTATTGCAACACCAACCGCAATTATTTCTATTTATACTCAATCGGGTGGTGGTTTGTTTAGTACAACGGCATACAAAGGTATGTCGAATGTTACTTTGCATGGATATAAAAGAGTAAAGGAGTTTTATAATGTTGATTACTCAACCGCATTAAAAGATAGTGTTATTGCCGATGCTAGAAATACTTTGGCCTGGTTTCCACAAATAAAAACTGATGCTAATGGAAAAGCTCAGGTGCAATTTTATGCATCGGATGTGTCTGATAAAATTCGTTTGGAGATAAATGGAGTTTCTAAGTATGGTGAGTTGGGGAGCTTAATGTATTATTCTGCTGATTCATTGTTTAGTCATCAACCTATTAAAACCGAAGAAATTGAAAGATCAGAGGTTTCAGGTCAACTTGCAGGAAGGCCAGTTTTGATAATATCACCTGATGTACCCGCTGCGTATGCGCGTATCGGATTAGATGATGGGAGTTGGAGTACTTATTCGTCGGGAACCGGATTATTTTTAATAGATACTAATAGGATAGATGCTTACAGTACCTTGCATATTGATAAACCAGGATACCAGACCTTAATTTGTAGCTATTCCGAATTGATATCCGGAAATCAAACCATGCACAAGAAGCCATATGATAAATCTGATGGTGATGTGCAGGAAATTATGAAGCAAGTCTACCGAAACAGAATCAAGAACCGATATTCGAAAAAAGCCTTTTTTAAAGGGGCATATCGCGAAAAATTATTCGATAACAATCATCTGCATATGGTAAGTGATTATGCCTTTATTCAATCCTGGCCCAATATTGCAGAAACTACTTTACCAATCGTAACAAAGATTACGGGTGGCCAAATGAATCAATCTGCAGATGCAGATCAGAAGATTCCTTTCCAACCTGTAAAACGAGGTGGTACTATCCCTTTAATTGATCCGGTGTGGGAGCTGCAGTCGTTTGTTAATAGTAAATTTCAGAAGTAATATGATTACAAGCTTTTGGGGCAGACTCTGATAAATGGACGTGAGATTTATTGCATAGCGTTTGATCAGCATGATGAGGTAAGCTATGCTTTGTTTAAAGGTGAGTTGTGGGTGGATGCTCAGACATATGGTTTGGTATGGGCTACATGGAAGCATAGTCCAAAAGGACAAAAATATCTGATGCCTGATATGTATATTACCAGTAGGGGGACTAGTAACGATTTTGAAGTGTTGAACGAACAGCGAGAAATGACCTGGCAATTTAAAGGAGAAGAATGGGAGCCTGATTTTGCTATTTGTAATATACAATTCAATCTAAATGGATATCCTAAGAAAATAGAGCAGGAGCTAAGTTGGTCGGGTATTACTGCTGATGATTATCAAAGTGTGACGAAAAGCCTGCCTCGAAACTGGAATCAAAAGCTAAGTATACAACAAGAGGGAGATTATTTTCCGGCTCAATGGCGTGATAACTGGATATTACCCCCTGATGAAAGTATTATCAATCAAATTAAATACCTAAATGAGGTTACTATACTTGATGATTAGTGCCTAACTAAGACAAGGATATGATTTTTCTCAATATGTTGTTTGTTATAAAAATTAGGCATGATAAATGCTTGAAATTCATCCAATGTAAACAACAAAATCAATAAAGGAAAGATGAGAAAAGTTGTATTTGCCAAAAGCTTTATAGGAGTTGCTGTAATTGCCCTAACGGTTTTTGGTTGTTCAAAAGATGATGTATATGATGCTGTTAAGCAAATGGAAATCGATCGTAAAATTATAGAAGATTATATTAGCGATAATGATCTGAACGCAGCAGAGATATTTATTGGAGATAAACCCATGGGAGTATTTTATTTTAATCACGAAGTAGCTGATGAAGCAGATACTGACAAGCCTAAAGCCAGTTCTATTGTAGAGGTGAGTTATAAAGGATATTTAACTAATGGAAATGTATTTGATCAAACCAAAGAAGATGACACTTTTAGGTATCCGCTTAATGGTTTAATTGCAGGTTGGAAAATTGGTATTCCGTTAATGAGTAAAGGTGATAAGATATCATTGATTATTCCATCGCCTTTGGCATATGGTAACTATGCTATGAATGGTATACCTGCTAATTCAGTTCTTGTTTTTGATATTAAGCTGCACGATTTTACTAATTAAAATCAGGATATTCATATCGAAAGGTATTTTTGAGTAATGCACCAGCTTTAAGGATTTTATGCCGGTGCATTACTATATATTTATCCCTTCAAAGTTGAAGTGTAATAAAAAGCCTACACCTCTTTTAAAGAATAAGTTGAGGGTAGGCTGTATAATAAATGTGGAGTATAAGTATATCAGTTTCCATTACAAACCTTTTTACTGAAACTAAAAAAGATAGCCATAGATTACAATGGAATTTCCTGACGTAGTGGTAAAATTATTCTGCCGGTTCGAAAGTAATATCCCGAATGGCATTCTTTAGTGCTTTGCCGGGTAAAAAACGAGGTTTTACAGAATGTATACATGCTGCATTCACCTCTTCGGGCATATCTTTACCTTCGCTCTTGGCATTAACCGTAAGTGTGCCCAACTCGCCCAATTCAACACGCAAGCCTTTATTCAGGTTGTTGGGTATTACCTGCATTAAGGCATCTATCACAGCTTTAACATCGGTTTGATTAACCGATGTTAGGTTACCTGCTTCCTTAGCTAGTTGACTGATACTTACTTTACCTCGAGAACTTACTGATGCATAATATTTACCTTCTTCAGTTCCTGGTTTTTTTCTGAAAACTTTCTTGAATTGATACATAGTTAATTGATTTATATGGCATAATGCCGGTTGTTTATAGTTTGTTTACGATAATTTGCTTCATGCAATATTTATTAGCTAATTCTATTGCCTAACCATAGTAAATTATTGTCCGAGACAATAATTAAGTGTAGTGCCTGACAATAATTTATTGTGATGCCCGACAATAAATTGGTAAGGTGCCCGATAAGAATTTACTCTGTTGCCCGATAAAAATATAATAGGGTATTCAACACCATCAAACAAAGATGTATTGTGTAATACATCGGCTATTAATGCAAGAGAACTTTTTAGTGCTTTACCATTTGATTCACTTGTTAGATGCGATGATAATAGTATCATGACAAGGGTTTTAAATGTTTGAAATAAAAGTATGTATAAAAACCTTATCAGAAATGCGTATAAATACCTATTTATGAAGATTAATTCGTGGTTTGAGCGATATGTTTACGGTAATCGATAGGTGTATGGCTTAGTGTGTATCTCTTATACCTGCGGGGGGGAGTAATACTTTATTGATTGGTTAATAGCACATATTTTTATGATGTGTATTATCATTGCAATGATCACTGCATTTGAGCAAGTTGTAAAATAGCTTCGCAAACAGGATTGAAAGAGTTTAATAGGTATGAAAATTGCACAGCCCAGTCGCATGGACTCAATATGCTGTGCAATATAAGTATAACATTAGTTGTTAATCTTTTATACAGCGAACACTTTGTCCGCATTCTTTAGTCATAGTAGGCCATAAGTTAGCTGAACTCCAATTTGATTGTAGCCCCATAAACCACATGTTATTGATATTATCCGAACAATATTCTGTTGTTGCAAAAAACGCCTCACCACCATTAACATTAGTATAACTTGTTGTGGTATTTTGTGGTTTTGAATGCCATCTCATACCTCCCGGTAAGGCTGTGAAACCACTTAGGTT includes:
- a CDS encoding HU family DNA-binding protein; amino-acid sequence: MYQFKKVFRKKPGTEEGKYYASVSSRGKVSISQLAKEAGNLTSVNQTDVKAVIDALMQVIPNNLNKGLRVELGELGTLTVNAKSEGKDMPEEVNAACIHSVKPRFLPGKALKNAIRDITFEPAE
- a CDS encoding MG2 domain-containing protein; protein product: MNLPFPKLSIIPRFYLVLCFLFTISFYANSQNWQIDILKKLALYQKVNHQEKIFIQTDRPVYLPGETIWFNAFVMNAVSQQLNNTEVVLHVELLKPDRTIYAKEMFKINEGIASGQLDVKPNAPVGTYYLVAYTNWMRNSGSEFYFSKEIIINDIPGNSGSSSSVNKVTDERRKVPSVSDQSEEEGLNIQFYPEGGDLLAGVSSKVAFEVCDSMGMPQNFMGVVENSKGEFVAAANTLWRGKGFFMIMPEAGQSYYLKSMEQESVRLKYSLPDVKDSGLAMSVVERGSAINLSVSRNGEADVDTSLFVLAAQNGKAVNAMKLNLTGRQQLTVQFDKSEFNSGIVQFTLFDSNKMPRCERLFFLKREGALAISIVENKLPHESRDNVNLGINVSNSTGEPVEGVFSISVTDAKRVDSRNYRVPDMVNYMTLSSDLPHFKIYDPVLFQNTREAAMKTELLMLTNGWRRYRWEEVLADTLIMPTYLEEPGIYVQGEVRSPWGKEKVPKGAAVSMVAGSVFDSYSEEVNDEGRFTFIMRDFYDTKNVVFQTKNKRDSQRDYKLYIKSNYQPQAVDQYAYLKAAWNNTSDDLLTDKPMLQPEVLRKQLMRVVQEDTFVVRTDKVIGDVDITAESKKSPKGQMTDKYGSPEYSVGESSIEELVEEQPWCDGLFSLMYDAFPNMRVTVDYDSATSARIIFKLLGKPRHRFYVFIDGRMVGASNLRGEMKGELGTYRVEDLVTMDPKEIKSIDLLIPNEYKAQSSLTEDYRFYSEEQPDLGTFDGVMAFMEEGVDAIATPTAIISIYTQSGGGLFSTTAYKGMSNVTLHGYKRVKEFYNVDYSTALKDSVIADARNTLAWFPQIKTDANGKAQVQFYASDVSDKIRLEINGVSKYGELGSLMYYSADSLFSHQPIKTEEIERSEVSGQLAGRPVLIISPDVPAAYARIGLDDGSWSTYSSGTGLFLIDTNRIDAYSTLHIDKPGYQTLICSYSELISGNQTMHKKPYDKSDGDVQEIMKQVYRNRIKNRYSKKAFFKGAYREKLFDNNHLHMVSDYAFIQSWPNIAETTLPIVTKITGGQMNQSADADQKIPFQPVKRGGTIPLIDPVWELQSFVNSKFQK
- a CDS encoding FKBP-type peptidyl-prolyl cis-trans isomerase is translated as MRKVVFAKSFIGVAVIALTVFGCSKDDVYDAVKQMEIDRKIIEDYISDNDLNAAEIFIGDKPMGVFYFNHEVADEADTDKPKASSIVEVSYKGYLTNGNVFDQTKEDDTFRYPLNGLIAGWKIGIPLMSKGDKISLIIPSPLAYGNYAMNGIPANSVLVFDIKLHDFTN